A portion of the Zootoca vivipara chromosome 6, rZooViv1.1, whole genome shotgun sequence genome contains these proteins:
- the C6H1orf50 gene encoding uncharacterized protein C1orf50 homolog encodes MAAKAEAEPEAGAAAESPAPLSQGAALVESNFQLAPSARKARPSDLVALAEQVQKADDFTRANACNRLTVIAEQIRYLQEQARKVLEEASRDADLHHVACNFVKKPGNVYYLYRRESGQRYFSMLSPKEWGASCPSDFLGAYKLQHDMSWTPSDDIEKRDAELNVLEKLLNQQAALPPCSEPNFRGLTM; translated from the exons ATGGCGGCCAAGGCGGAAGCGGAGCCCGAAGCCGGTGCCGCTGCTGAGTCTCCGGCCCCCTTGTCTCAGGGGGCGGCGCTGGTGGAGTCCAACTTCCAGCTGGCCCCGTCTGCGCGGAAGGCTCGGCCTTCGGACTTGGTTGCTCTAGCAGAGCAGGTGCAGAAG GCCGATGATTTCACCCGAGCAAATGCCTGCAACAGATTGACTGTCATAGCAGAACAAATCCGGTACTTGCAGGAACAAGCCAGAAAG GTTTTGGAAGAGGCTAGCAGAGATGCTGATCTGCACCACGTTGCCTGCAACTTTGTGAAAAAGCCGGGCAATGTCTACTACCTGTACAGGCGGGAGAGTGGCCAGCGCTACTTCTCTATGCTTTCACCTAAG GAATGGGGGGCCAGCTGCCCAAGCGACTTCCTCGGTGCCTACAAACTGCAGCATGACATGTCCTGGACTCCTTCGGATGACATCGAGAAGCGTGACGCTGAGCTCAACGTTCTCGAGAAGCTGCTAAACCAGCAAGCGGCGCTACCCCCCTGCAGCGAGCCCAACTTCCGAGGCCTTACCATGTAA